The Sediminicola sp. YIK13 genomic sequence TAAAAACTTAGGTGGTATCCAAGCTATCGAAGAGATAAACAATAAAAAGGCACAGTTGTTATATTCAGAAATAGACTTAAATCCTCTTTTCAAGGGATATTCCGTAAAAGAGGACAGATCTACCATGAACGCCACGTTTAATCTTACGGATGAAAAACTTCAAACTACTTTTGATGCCATGTGGAAAGAAGCCGGCATCAATGGTCTAAGCGGACACAGGTCTGTAGGAGGATACCGCGCATCTATGTACAATGCCCTAACTTTGGAAAGCGTTGGCGTATTGGTAGATATAATGAGTGAAATGGAAAGAAAAGCATAATTAATAAAAAGATTATTCAAGATAGATGAGCATGAAAATACTGGTGAACGATAGAATATCACAATCTGGAATACAGGCATTGCAGAATGCAGGTTTTGAAGTTAATACCACCAAGGTTGCACAAGAACAGCTAATAAACTATATCAATAAAAACGCTATTGAGATTCTTTTGGTTAGAAGTGCCACTGAAGTAAATAAAGAAGTTATAGACAACTGTCCCTCCTTAAAAATAGTAGGTAGGGCCGGTGTTGGCATGGATAATATTGAGGTTGAATATGCCAAGAAAAAAGGAATTAAAGTGATTAATACCCCAGAAGCATCCGCAGCTTCTGTAGCGGAACTTGTTTTTGCCCACCTGTACAGTGGTGTACGATTTGTTCATGATTCCAATAGAAACATGCCGTTAGAGGGAGATAGCAAGTTCAATATGCTTAAAAAAGCATATTCCAAAGGCTTGGAACTTAAAGGAAAGACCCTGGGAATTGTTGGTTTTGGAAAAATTGGTCAGGCTACAGCAAAAATAGCTCTAGGCATTGGTATGAAGGTGATGTATCATGACCATCATAGAGAAGAAATCACTGTTACTGTTCCCTTTTTTGATGGACAGTCCGTATCCTTTGTTTTAAAGAATAATTCTATGGAGGAGCTCTTGAAATCTGCAGATTTCTTTTCCATGCATGTTCCAGCCCAAAAACATTACGCTATAGGCAAGAAGGAATTTGAATTGATGAAAGATGGCGTAGGAATTATAAATACTGCACGAGGAGGTGTTATAGACGAAGTGGCTCTTGTTGATGCCTTAGAAAATGGAAAAGTACTTTTTGCAGGCTTGGACGTTTACGAATCCGAACCAAATCCTGAGATAAGGATCCTAATGCACCCTCAAATCTCCCTGACCCCGCACATAGGAGGCAGTACTATTGAGGCCCAGGAAAGAATTGCTATGGAATTGGCGAAATTGATCATCGATACTTCCAAATAATGGTGGTGATAAGTGGTATCCGTTAGTTGTTATTCATTTTCGTATATTAGGAATCCAATAAACATAATTAAAAAAACATGTCAGGATTATTAGAGTTATTAGATAGCCCAATGGGCAAACAATTAATTGGTGGAATTGCTGGACAAACTGGTAATTCTGAAGAGAAAACGGCCGATGTACTTAGCATGGCAATGCCGCTGTTGATGGGGGCCATGAAGAAAAATGCATCTACCCCACAAGGGGCAGAGGGCTTGTTGGGTGCCCTAAATTCCAAACATAATGGAAGTATTTTGGACAATCTTGGAGGGTTGTTCAATGGTGGTGTAGATCAATCGGTTATGAGTGATGGCGCAGGAATACTTGGGCATTTATTAGGGAACAAGCAGGCACTAGTGGAAAATACTTTAAGTCAAAAATCAGGTTTGGATGCAGGCTCAGTGGCTGATATTTTAAAAATAGCTGCACCCATATTAATGGGGTTTTTAGGTAAACAAAAATCTCAGAACAACCTTGACGATGCTAACGGGCTAAGTAGTCTCTTGGGCAGTATGTTAGGAGGGCAGCCACAACAAAATCAAAGTTTGATCACTAGTTTACTAGATTCTGATGGAGACGGAAGTGTCCTTGATGATGTTGCCGGCATGGTATTGGGCAATACAAAGAAAAAAGGAGGCTTGGGAGGAATGTTGGGAGGTCTGTTTGGGAAATAATAGGATTTCGAAATAAGAATATTTTAACAAAACCACCCGTCCTCTCAGGTGGTTTTTTTGTACCTTAAATACTATAAAATCGATGGTTATGTTAATTAAATCGTTCCTTAAAATTATAGTATTATTTATTGTTATAACCCTTTCCATTGGTAGTTGTACCAGTAACAAACAGGCCGTGGACCTTGCAGATAAAGAAAAAATGGCCTTTAATCAAAAAGAAGGGGATACCATAACAATTGCCAATGACAGCTTAGAATATGACATAATTATCATTGAACCTGGTTTTAATTTCTGGTTGCGATCTATTGCAAAACCCAGACAATATTATTCAAAATTCTTTTTGGAAAATAGAAATGATATTTACGTAAGGGAATGGAACAATAGGGTGCTACAACCACAACGTTTTGACCCCAACCTTTATGAACTTCAAATCAATTATGATTCGAATACGGATTATGGTTATGAGGTAAACTATAAGTTATATAATTATTTCATCTATTTCCAACGCAAATACAAGCAACGATTGGGGCCTTTTGTTCCTAGAATATAAAAGCTTTATCTTTGCGCGAGAATTTAAAAAGGATATGAAGAAACTAAAAGAACGTTGGGGCATAGATACCAACTTCGAAGTCATCGTCATTTTATTAGTATTTGCAATTACCGGTTCTAGCTCAGTTAAAATTGCAAGACCTCTTTTGGAAGCAATTGGGTTTAGCAGATCTATTTTTCCTGAAGATGGTATTTACTCCTTCCTTTATTGGACTACAAGAATTCTTATCATTTTTCCAATTTATCAACTTCTGTTGGTACTTTTTGGATGGTTGTTTGGTCAGTTCAAATTTTTCTGGAATTTCGAAAAGAAAATGCTCGGAAGATTGGGCCTAGGCTTCTTATTCAAGTGAAATTATAGTTTATCATTGCCCCTATTTTTTAATTGCATTTGTTCAGTTGGTGAAGAAACCGGATTTAAAAACATCTTTTATAAATCTACGCCGCTTTATAGATAACAGTTAATAGTAAGATTCCCTAGGTAATTAAATTATGGTATCCTTTTTACAGCCATAAGCAGGTTTTGCGGAAGTCCTTCGCATCTACAGGGTAAAATAGAATGTGCTTTCGGAAAATTCAAGATCTACACTTACTAAATACCCCCATAGAAGCAGTATTTATTTATATTTTGTAGGAGCCCTATTTATATTTTTTATTTATTTCTTAGAAGTGCGAAAACCATGTGTCACTTGCCCTAAAAAACCCTTAGGAAACTTTTCATCCCCTTTAAACCCCAATTCAATGTCTCCACTATCTTCAGGAATATAACTGGTTTTGAAAATATAGTCCCAAAGACTAAGGCTTATACCAAAATTTACGCCATAAGTACCCTTAGGGAGAGTATATGCATGATGGTAAAGATGCATTACAGGATTGTTGAATACATATTTTAATGGCCCCCAGGTAATCTTAATATTTGAATGATTGAAATGCCCGATACTAATGGCAAGAAAATGGACAATGTAAGCCTGTTCTGGCTCAAATCCCCCTAAAACCATTACTCCAAAAGTCTTTAACGGTTTGTAGAACACGTTTTCCATCCAATGATATCTCAAATGTGCCGCAAATCCCATCTCCTTTACGGAATGATGGACCTTATGAAATTTCCATAAAAAGGCATATTTATGAAGAAGAATATGTGTAAACCACTGCACAAAATCCAATACTACAAAAAATATCAATAATTGAAAAACCATTGGAATTTTGCTTAAATCCAATATGGCCAAGCTCTTGGATGAAATTCCAATATCATTAAAGAATACCCCCAGTAGCTTATAAAAACCACTGATTACTATAGCGAAGATGAAAAAGTTAAAGAACATATAGAAACCATCCATCCAAAAATCTTTTCTAAAAACAGACTGGTATTTGCGCCATGGGAATAAGATTTCCAAAGTCCATACCAACAAAGAAATAGCTATAAGTCCCCAAAAGTAATTAGTGTACCAGGGCACCTCCATAAGAATGGATTTCCATGTCCATTCTAAGGTTCCTATGAAAGATTTAATAAAAGCTTCTGTATATTTTTCCAAAATAAAACGTTTTGTTTTACTACTATGCTAAGTAGTAAAATAGATGCATTCCTTACATCAATATCTTTTCTATTTTAATGGGTACCACTCTATATCCCTTAAACCTTCCCTTCTCCCTTTTTTTACTGGACCATAGTTTTTTGCCAGATAATCTACTATTACACCTTCATTATCACCAAGGTCCCATAAGTTTTGGGTTTTCTGCATCCATCGTATGGTGGCTGTCCACCCTTCTTTGCTCATCCTATTTTGTGTCACCAATTTAGAGGAATGACAATTCGTGCAATTATTTATTACCTCCTGCATCCCATCGGATTCTACAAACCCTGTCCTTACATGTATTCCATTTACTATTCTCTCCGCATCCTCTTCAATATTTACATATTCAGTATCATCATTGGAAGTATCAGATAAGGTTATTCCTGCCTCATCATAAAAATAAAAAACAACAGCAAGTAGCACAACAAGTACTAAAAACCCACTGATGAGAAGTCTATAGGGTGACTTAAAGTTTTGTTTATTTTTTTCTGACTTTGCCATTTATCTATACCACTTTAACTGCTATTCTATGGCAGGCATTATTTAGGTATCCCTTAGGATTCCATCCAGGTACAAGCATGGGTTGTGCCATGCCATTACTGTCAATCGCTTTGGCCCATACCTCGTAATATCCCTTTTTGGGAAATTGTATTCCCGTCGAAAAATGTTGCCATGCCAATCGGTTAATAGGCTTTTCAAGAGAGCAAGAATTCCATGTAGCACCAAAATCAATAGAATACATCACTTTGGAAACTTCCAGTTCTCCCGCCCATGCATGTCCCCTAATCTTTAAGGTTGTTCCCGACTCCAGTAAAGCACCTGATTTTGGATAGGTAATCAATGATTTCACCGGCATAGATTCTATAATCACCATTTCCGAATCTTTTACCTCCTCTCCTGGAGCCACTGGATTTTTTGGCACTCTATAAGAAGAGCCCGTCATTTTTTCCCCGTCATGTTCTTTATTCCTAATGCTGATCCTGTTGATCCATTTACCTGAGACTGATGCGGGCCAACCTCCTGCCACCAAACGCAGCGGATATCCATGGGCAAGGGGAATATCCCTTCCGTTCATCTGAAAGGCCAGTATTGTTTCATCCATCAATGCTTTTTTCATAGGTACTCCCCTAGAAATTGGCTCCTTATTCGGGTCACGAGTCAAATGAAGGTCTTGGGCGTGATATCCTATGTATACGGCATCTTGCTTTACTCCAACATCCTCAAGCAAGTCCCTTAGCCTAATCCCTGTCCAATTGGCACAGGATATGGCACCTATCGTCCATTGATTGCCTTTGGCCGGCGGATCAAATTCATTACGTCCATTTCCTCCACATTCCAGGGTAAGTTGATACGTATATATTTTAAATTTTGATTTAAGCGCTGCTAAGGTGTAGGTCTTTTTTTGTTTTACGGATTCTCCATCAATAGTAAGTGTCCAGTTTTGTGCATCAATATTTTCAGGAATTAATCCATTATTTCTAATAAACATCGATTTGTTGGGGGTAATCCTATCATCCAAAAAATGTGCTTTGGCCTCTATATTCCATGGTTTGTCATTTAATACCACCATTTCCTTGTCCTTGGCGAACATTTTATAAGGATCATTGTCTTGTAGGGCCAATGGCATATAATCCAATGGTAAGGAGGATCCAAATACAATTTCGGTTCCAATGATTCCCGACATGGTGCCTAAAGCTACCTTACCAACAAAATTTCTTCTCTTCATAAATCCACAATTAGCAATTGTATTTAAGCTACGTATTAAAAATAATAAAATAAAGATACATATTACCGGACCTAAAATATAAGTCCACTAATCACCATTAATTCTTTTGGAGTACCAGGGTAGTCATGCATCTTTCATCATGGACATTTGTTGTTTTTATGGGTTCCAAAAAGGTAAGATTAAATTTGGCCATGAAATTATCCAATAGCTTTCTTGTCAACAAAAACCTTTGAGTACCATCTGGGATGGAAAAAATACCATTTCCTTCGGCCTCGACTAAATCTTCTATTCCAATATTGGAAGCCATTCTAATAAATAAAGATCCATGCACCTTCAATACCCTCAACATTTCAGCCAACATTCCAAGAAAATGTTGTTCATTCCTAGCAAAATGCAACACCGCATTGCAAATGATATGATTGAATTCACCATTGGTATAGGGCATCCCATCTAGTTCAGATACCACGAATTGATCACTACAATTTGGATAAATTTCTTTTACCGATCTAATAGTTAACAATTCTCTATCCAATGCCCAAATATTATATTGATTGTGATAAAACCAGTACATATTTCTTCCTGAGCCACAGCCTGCATCCAATATTTTATCTTCCTTTAGATACCGACCTTTTACAATCTGATCCAGCAGATAGATATCTAAGTTCCCTAGCATGTTTTTTAAATCTGAGTCGGTCATTGAGCTATTGATCTTTCTATTATGGTACAAAACAAAAAAAAAGACCCAATCTCAGAACACTTATGATTGGGTCTTTACTATTGATATCTCTAAAAGTTAAGCTTCTATTACCTTTTCTTTTCTCGAGGGTTTTAATACGTAGGAATAAAACCACATTAAAGTGAAGGATGGTATAAAATCCAAACCTGGTACAAGTTCTTCTATAAAGGCAACTGCTCCAGCAACTTGTCCAATTCTACCTTTGTACATTCTGGTCATCAACCATCCCGATATGGGAGCCCAAATGATGTCTGAGAACTCCCCTATTCCAGGAATCAAAAAAGAAACCATTCCTATGGCATCAAATACAAGACCAAGAAAAAGGTTTCTTATTTTATTTTTTTCAACCGTTGACATCTTTAAATATAATAATTACCGTCCATTTAAATAAAATAAAGATCAATAATTAAAATGCCTACCTACCTATTAAATTTAGAAATTCGTTGCGTGTTTCTTGCTTTTCAAACTGCCCCCTAAACCCTGATGTAGTAGTTACCGAATTCTGTTTTTGGACACCTCTCATCATCATGCACATGTGAGAAGCTTCTATAACTACTGCGACCCCTTTAGGTTTCAAGGTATTGTTGATACACTCCAAGATGTCATGTGTTAGTCGCTCTTGGACCTGTAGCCGTCTGGCAAAAACGTCTACGACACGTGGTATTTTACTCAACCCGACAATATGTCCGTTTGGGATGTAGGCAATATGCGCCTTTCCAAAAAATGGAAGCATGTGATGTTCACAAAGTGAATAAAGTTCTATGTCCCTAATGATCACCATATCATCATAATCCTCTTTGAACATGGCACCTTTTAGTATTTCCTCAGCATCTTGCTTGTATCCTTGTGTTAAAAACAACATGGCTTTTGCAGCACGCTCAGGTGTTTTAACCAAGCCTTCACGGTGGATATCTTCCCCTATTTCATCAATAATACGGGAATATCTTTCCTGAACTTCTGCTTTTATTTCAAAATTGTACTCTTCTAAACTTTTGTATGGTGACATAATCTAATAATATAATTAAAGTAATTTATCGCTGTAATATTTTTCTAGAGTTCTAATTTTTGGGTCTATGATCACTTGGCAATATCCTTGCATTCTATGATCATTGTAATAATTAATGTGTTCTTCTTCTGCATTATAAAAAGGTTTGGCTTCAGTAACTGCTGTGACCACTGGACTACCAAAAACATTATTTTGGTTAAGTTCCTTGATAAACTGTTCGGCAATTGTTTTCTGATCCTCATTTTGATAGAAAATTTCGCTTCTGTATTGGGTACCCACATCATTCGCCTGTCTGTTCAAGGTCGTAGGATCGTGTGTGGCAAAAAATACCTCCAACAAAGATTTAAATTGTATCTCCGAAGGATCAAAGGTTATTTTAATACTTTCGGTATGCCCAGTCCTTCCAGAAATAATTTCCCTGTAAGCCGGATTTTTTATAGTACCTCCTGTATAACCCGGAATTACTTCTTTAACCCCACGTAACCGTTGAAACACGGCTTCGGTGCACCAAAAACATCCCCCGGCGAGTACTGCTAATTCAGAATTTGATTCAATCATAAATTTAATGTTTATCATTTTTAGACAAACGTTGAACAAATTTATTCATTTATTTATACTTTTCTTCAAATAAAATGATAAATCCATCATAATTTTCTTTTTCGATTGCCTTTACCCAATATAACAACATTAAAGTCGTTGCATTTCCCGGTAACTATCCTTTTAAATCCACTACTTATAAAAACAACAAGCAATGGCTAATTTTGTAATGTTGGGCTTTATGATTACTTTCAACCCCTAAAAATAATTCATGATTCAGGCTTCCAATATCCAAAAATATTACGGTGAACTCAAGGTTCTAAAAGGAGTTGATCTACATATTAAAAAAGGTGAAATTGTTTCTATTGTTGGAGCTTCTGGTGCTGGAAAAACTACATTATTACAGATTTTAGGAACACTGGATAACCAGACCAATAAAAAGGATAGTAAATTGTTCATCAATCAAATCAATGTCACCTCCTTAAATGATAAGGCCCTGGCCAGGTTTAGAAATGAACACATCGGTTTTATATTTCAGTTCCATCAACTTCTACCGGAATTCACTGCATTGGAGAATGTTTGTATTCCTGCATTCATCAAAAAAACACCAAAGGATCAAGCTGAAAAAAGAGCCAAAGAGTTGTTGGATTTTTTGGGCCTCTCCCATAGGTACCATCACAAACCAAGCGAGCTTTCTGGAGGGGAACAACAAAGGGTGGCCGTTGCTAGGGCCTTGGTAAACAA encodes the following:
- a CDS encoding sterol desaturase family protein, whose protein sequence is MEKYTEAFIKSFIGTLEWTWKSILMEVPWYTNYFWGLIAISLLVWTLEILFPWRKYQSVFRKDFWMDGFYMFFNFFIFAIVISGFYKLLGVFFNDIGISSKSLAILDLSKIPMVFQLLIFFVVLDFVQWFTHILLHKYAFLWKFHKVHHSVKEMGFAAHLRYHWMENVFYKPLKTFGVMVLGGFEPEQAYIVHFLAISIGHFNHSNIKITWGPLKYVFNNPVMHLYHHAYTLPKGTYGVNFGISLSLWDYIFKTSYIPEDSGDIELGFKGDEKFPKGFLGQVTHGFRTSKK
- a CDS encoding DUF937 domain-containing protein, yielding MSGLLELLDSPMGKQLIGGIAGQTGNSEEKTADVLSMAMPLLMGAMKKNASTPQGAEGLLGALNSKHNGSILDNLGGLFNGGVDQSVMSDGAGILGHLLGNKQALVENTLSQKSGLDAGSVADILKIAAPILMGFLGKQKSQNNLDDANGLSSLLGSMLGGQPQQNQSLITSLLDSDGDGSVLDDVAGMVLGNTKKKGGLGGMLGGLFGK
- a CDS encoding DUF6146 family protein, which codes for MLIKSFLKIIVLFIVITLSIGSCTSNKQAVDLADKEKMAFNQKEGDTITIANDSLEYDIIIIEPGFNFWLRSIAKPRQYYSKFFLENRNDIYVREWNNRVLQPQRFDPNLYELQINYDSNTDYGYEVNYKLYNYFIYFQRKYKQRLGPFVPRI
- a CDS encoding sulfite oxidase; translation: MKRRNFVGKVALGTMSGIIGTEIVFGSSLPLDYMPLALQDNDPYKMFAKDKEMVVLNDKPWNIEAKAHFLDDRITPNKSMFIRNNGLIPENIDAQNWTLTIDGESVKQKKTYTLAALKSKFKIYTYQLTLECGGNGRNEFDPPAKGNQWTIGAISCANWTGIRLRDLLEDVGVKQDAVYIGYHAQDLHLTRDPNKEPISRGVPMKKALMDETILAFQMNGRDIPLAHGYPLRLVAGGWPASVSGKWINRISIRNKEHDGEKMTGSSYRVPKNPVAPGEEVKDSEMVIIESMPVKSLITYPKSGALLESGTTLKIRGHAWAGELEVSKVMYSIDFGATWNSCSLEKPINRLAWQHFSTGIQFPKKGYYEVWAKAIDSNGMAQPMLVPGWNPKGYLNNACHRIAVKVV
- a CDS encoding ABC transporter ATP-binding protein, which codes for MIQASNIQKYYGELKVLKGVDLHIKKGEIVSIVGASGAGKTTLLQILGTLDNQTNKKDSKLFINQINVTSLNDKALARFRNEHIGFIFQFHQLLPEFTALENVCIPAFIKKTPKDQAEKRAKELLDFLGLSHRYHHKPSELSGGEQQRVAVARALVNNPSIIFADEPSGNLDSESADNLHQLFFTLREQFGQTFVIVTHNEELAEMADRKLVMVDGLITS
- a CDS encoding DUF6787 family protein — encoded protein: MKKLKERWGIDTNFEVIVILLVFAITGSSSVKIARPLLEAIGFSRSIFPEDGIYSFLYWTTRILIIFPIYQLLLVLFGWLFGQFKFFWNFEKKMLGRLGLGFLFK
- a CDS encoding class I SAM-dependent methyltransferase, with the translated sequence MTDSDLKNMLGNLDIYLLDQIVKGRYLKEDKILDAGCGSGRNMYWFYHNQYNIWALDRELLTIRSVKEIYPNCSDQFVVSELDGMPYTNGEFNHIICNAVLHFARNEQHFLGMLAEMLRVLKVHGSLFIRMASNIGIEDLVEAEGNGIFSIPDGTQRFLLTRKLLDNFMAKFNLTFLEPIKTTNVHDERCMTTLVLQKN
- the folE gene encoding GTP cyclohydrolase I FolE, with translation MSPYKSLEEYNFEIKAEVQERYSRIIDEIGEDIHREGLVKTPERAAKAMLFLTQGYKQDAEEILKGAMFKEDYDDMVIIRDIELYSLCEHHMLPFFGKAHIAYIPNGHIVGLSKIPRVVDVFARRLQVQERLTHDILECINNTLKPKGVAVVIEASHMCMMMRGVQKQNSVTTTSGFRGQFEKQETRNEFLNLIGR
- a CDS encoding D-2-hydroxyacid dehydrogenase, with protein sequence MKILVNDRISQSGIQALQNAGFEVNTTKVAQEQLINYINKNAIEILLVRSATEVNKEVIDNCPSLKIVGRAGVGMDNIEVEYAKKKGIKVINTPEASAASVAELVFAHLYSGVRFVHDSNRNMPLEGDSKFNMLKKAYSKGLELKGKTLGIVGFGKIGQATAKIALGIGMKVMYHDHHREEITVTVPFFDGQSVSFVLKNNSMEELLKSADFFSMHVPAQKHYAIGKKEFELMKDGVGIINTARGGVIDEVALVDALENGKVLFAGLDVYESEPNPEIRILMHPQISLTPHIGGSTIEAQERIAMELAKLIIDTSK
- the msrA gene encoding peptide-methionine (S)-S-oxide reductase MsrA — translated: MIESNSELAVLAGGCFWCTEAVFQRLRGVKEVIPGYTGGTIKNPAYREIISGRTGHTESIKITFDPSEIQFKSLLEVFFATHDPTTLNRQANDVGTQYRSEIFYQNEDQKTIAEQFIKELNQNNVFGSPVVTAVTEAKPFYNAEEEHINYYNDHRMQGYCQVIIDPKIRTLEKYYSDKLL
- a CDS encoding monoheme cytochrome C, with the protein product MAKSEKNKQNFKSPYRLLISGFLVLVVLLAVVFYFYDEAGITLSDTSNDDTEYVNIEEDAERIVNGIHVRTGFVESDGMQEVINNCTNCHSSKLVTQNRMSKEGWTATIRWMQKTQNLWDLGDNEGVIVDYLAKNYGPVKKGRREGLRDIEWYPLK